In Enterobacter cloacae, the following are encoded in one genomic region:
- a CDS encoding sugar ABC transporter substrate-binding protein, which yields MSISAENITWKVGKKVIVNNVSLNVSRGETVGLLGPNGCGKSSLLRILAGLRRPDTGSVTLDGQNIARIAKKQLARRVAFVEQHSMTDANMRVRDVVKLGRIPHHSPFSNWSTHDDEAVTAALQRVDMQGKSDQGWLSLSGGERQRVHIARALAQTPTEILLDEPTNHLDIHHQIQLMHLISELPVTSIVALHDLNHASMFCDSLIVMQKGQIVATGTPQEILSEELLWDVFRVKTKIEISPYHGKKHIHFIV from the coding sequence ATGAGTATCTCCGCTGAAAATATTACCTGGAAGGTCGGTAAAAAGGTCATCGTCAATAATGTCTCGCTGAACGTTTCCCGGGGAGAAACAGTTGGGCTACTTGGTCCCAATGGCTGTGGTAAGTCCTCTCTTTTGCGCATTCTGGCAGGCCTGCGTCGCCCGGATACCGGTAGCGTGACGCTGGATGGGCAAAACATTGCCCGCATCGCCAAAAAACAGCTGGCACGCCGGGTGGCATTCGTTGAACAGCACAGCATGACTGATGCCAACATGCGGGTTCGTGATGTGGTAAAACTTGGTCGTATACCGCATCACTCTCCTTTCTCGAACTGGAGCACGCATGATGACGAGGCCGTCACCGCGGCTCTGCAGAGGGTGGATATGCAGGGAAAAAGTGACCAGGGCTGGCTGAGCCTGTCCGGAGGGGAGCGTCAGCGCGTGCATATTGCCCGCGCACTGGCGCAGACACCCACCGAAATCCTGCTGGATGAACCGACTAACCACCTGGACATTCATCACCAGATACAATTAATGCACCTGATCAGCGAGTTACCGGTGACCAGCATTGTGGCTCTCCACGACCTCAACCACGCCTCGATGTTCTGTGATTCGTTGATTGTGATGCAGAAAGGGCAAATTGTCGCCACAGGCACGCCGCAGGAGATCTTATCCGAGGAATTGCTTTGGGATGTGTTCAGGGTGAAAACCAAAATTGAGATCTCCCCGTACCACGGCAAAAAGCACATTCATTTTATCGTTTAG
- a CDS encoding MFS transporter has protein sequence MSLFSLRSATTLWPPVLLGSQFVFNIGFYAVVPFLAIFLRDDMLLSGGLIGLVLGLRTFSQQGMFIVGGALSDKYGAKIVILCGCIIRVAGYLLLACGQSLFPIILGACLTGIGGALFSPSIEALLAKTGTQSEAKGKRSRAEWFALFAVCGELGAVLGPVAGALLTGLGFRQVALAGAGVFVIALVVLYFCLPATPHSKQVLKVLPWWTTFRQPRFVAFIIAYSSWLLSYNQLYLALPVEIQRSGGSEQDLGPLFMLASVLIIAFQLPLARFARRVGAIRILPVGFLLLAAAFASVSLFAATEPPEGWLRLLPSVCLVTLLTLGQMLLVPSAKDLIPHFAEASTLGAHYGALSTAGGCAVLAGNLFFGPLLDHALVPSTQAIYPWLLLALFPFCSALALPVICRSIRPSRT, from the coding sequence ATGTCTCTGTTCTCCCTGCGTTCTGCTACAACGCTCTGGCCGCCCGTTTTATTGGGTAGCCAGTTCGTATTTAATATTGGTTTTTACGCAGTTGTTCCCTTCCTGGCGATATTTTTACGCGACGATATGTTGCTCTCTGGCGGGCTTATCGGGCTGGTGCTGGGGTTACGCACGTTCTCCCAACAGGGTATGTTTATCGTTGGTGGAGCGCTCTCTGACAAATATGGCGCAAAGATCGTTATCCTCTGCGGCTGCATTATTCGCGTGGCGGGTTATCTCCTGCTGGCATGCGGACAATCCCTGTTTCCCATCATTCTGGGAGCGTGCCTGACGGGTATCGGGGGGGCACTGTTCTCTCCCTCCATTGAAGCCCTGCTGGCAAAAACGGGGACACAAAGCGAAGCAAAGGGAAAACGGAGCCGGGCAGAGTGGTTTGCTCTTTTTGCCGTGTGCGGTGAACTTGGAGCGGTCCTGGGCCCGGTTGCCGGCGCGCTGCTGACAGGGCTGGGCTTCCGTCAGGTGGCGCTGGCAGGTGCTGGAGTGTTTGTCATTGCGCTCGTTGTGCTGTACTTCTGCCTTCCTGCCACACCCCACAGCAAACAGGTACTAAAGGTGCTTCCCTGGTGGACGACCTTCCGCCAGCCGCGCTTTGTCGCCTTTATCATTGCCTATAGCTCGTGGCTTTTGAGCTATAACCAGCTCTATCTGGCGTTGCCGGTAGAGATCCAGCGTTCAGGTGGCAGCGAGCAAGATCTCGGTCCTCTCTTTATGCTGGCTTCAGTACTGATTATCGCTTTTCAGCTTCCGCTGGCGCGCTTCGCCCGACGCGTGGGTGCCATCAGGATCTTACCGGTGGGTTTTTTGCTGCTCGCCGCCGCCTTTGCGAGCGTCTCCCTGTTCGCCGCAACAGAGCCGCCGGAAGGCTGGTTACGGTTGTTGCCTTCGGTGTGCCTTGTGACCCTGTTAACGCTGGGCCAAATGCTGCTCGTACCGTCAGCAAAAGACCTGATCCCACACTTTGCCGAAGCGTCAACGCTGGGGGCACACTATGGTGCACTCTCTACCGCCGGGGGCTGCGCAGTGCTGGCGGGGAATCTGTTCTTCGGCCCGCTACTGGATCATGCGCTGGTTCCCTCAACGCAGGCAATTTACCCCTGGCTGCTGCTGGCGTTATTTCCTTTTTGTAGCGCACTTGCGTTACCCGTGATTTGCCGTTCAATACGACCTTCCCGGACGTAA
- the mutS gene encoding DNA mismatch repair protein MutS has product MTTIDNFDAHTPMMQQYLKLKAQHPEILLFYRMGDFYELFYDDARRASQLLDISLTKRGASAGEPIPMAGIPHHAVENYLAKLVNQGESVAICEQIGDPATSKGPVERKVVRIVTPGTISDEALLQERQDNLLAALWQDSKGFGYATLDISSGRFRLSEPADRETMAAELQRTNPAELLYAEDFAEMALIEGRRGLRRRPLWEFEIDTARQQLNLQFGTRDLIGFGVENAPRGLCAAGCLLQYVKDTQRTALPHIRSITMERQQDSIIMDAATRRNLEITQNLAGGVENTLASVLDNTVTPMGSRMLKRWLHMPIRDTDTLTSRQQTIAALQDRYTELQPVLRQVGDLERILARLALRTARPRDLARMRHAFQQLPELRAQLGDVASAPVQKLRETMGEFTGLRELLERAIIDAPPVLVRDGGVIAPGYNEELDEWRALADGATDYLDKLEIRERERLGLDTLKVGYNAIHGYYIQISRGQSHLAPIHYVRRQTLKNAERYIIPELKEYEDKVLTSKGKALALEKQLYDELFDMLMPHLAELQLSAGALAELDVLVNLAERAETLNYTCPTFTDKPGIRITEGRHPVVERVLNEPFIANPLSLSPQRRMLIITGPNMGGKSTYMRQTALIALLAGIGSYVPAQKVEIGPIDRIFTRVGAADDLASGRSTFMVEMTETANILHNATEYSLVLMDEVGRGTSTYDGLSLAWACAESLANKIKAMTLFATHYFELTQLPEKMEGVANVHLDALEHGDTIAFMHTVQDGAASKSYGLAVAALAGVPKEVIKRARQKLRELESLSPNAAATQIDGTQMSLLAPAEETSPAVEALENLDPDSLTPRQALEWIYRLKSLV; this is encoded by the coding sequence ATGACCACAATCGACAATTTCGACGCACATACGCCGATGATGCAGCAGTATCTGAAGCTGAAAGCACAACACCCGGAAATCTTGCTGTTTTACCGTATGGGCGATTTTTACGAGCTCTTTTATGACGATGCCAGACGCGCGTCGCAGTTGCTCGATATCTCCCTGACCAAACGTGGCGCATCGGCAGGTGAGCCTATCCCGATGGCGGGTATCCCCCATCACGCGGTAGAAAACTACCTGGCAAAGCTGGTGAACCAGGGCGAATCCGTGGCGATCTGCGAGCAGATTGGCGATCCAGCCACCTCAAAAGGCCCGGTTGAACGCAAAGTTGTGCGCATTGTCACGCCAGGCACCATCAGTGACGAAGCCCTGCTGCAGGAGCGCCAGGATAACCTGCTGGCAGCGCTGTGGCAGGATAGTAAAGGATTTGGCTACGCCACGCTGGATATCAGCTCCGGACGTTTTCGCCTGAGCGAACCGGCTGACCGCGAAACCATGGCGGCCGAATTGCAACGCACAAACCCGGCAGAGCTGCTCTATGCCGAAGATTTCGCCGAAATGGCACTCATTGAAGGCCGCCGTGGCCTGCGTCGCCGCCCGCTATGGGAATTCGAAATTGATACCGCGCGCCAGCAGTTGAACCTGCAGTTTGGCACGCGCGATCTGATTGGCTTTGGCGTGGAAAATGCCCCACGCGGGCTGTGTGCAGCTGGCTGCCTGCTACAGTATGTGAAAGATACCCAACGCACGGCGCTGCCGCATATCCGCTCGATTACAATGGAACGTCAGCAGGACAGCATCATCATGGATGCTGCGACGCGCCGTAACCTGGAGATCACCCAGAATCTGGCTGGTGGTGTGGAAAATACCCTCGCCTCGGTGCTCGATAACACGGTTACCCCAATGGGCAGCCGCATGCTTAAGCGTTGGCTGCATATGCCGATTCGCGATACCGATACACTGACCAGCCGCCAGCAGACCATTGCCGCTTTGCAGGATCGCTATACTGAGCTGCAGCCCGTGCTGCGCCAGGTCGGCGATCTGGAACGTATTCTTGCTCGTCTGGCACTGCGTACGGCTCGCCCACGCGATCTCGCGCGTATGCGTCATGCCTTCCAGCAGCTACCGGAACTGCGTGCCCAGCTTGGTGACGTAGCCAGCGCGCCAGTACAGAAGCTGCGCGAAACAATGGGAGAGTTTACCGGGCTTCGCGAATTGCTGGAGCGCGCCATCATTGATGCGCCTCCGGTTCTGGTTCGTGATGGCGGCGTAATTGCACCAGGCTACAACGAAGAGCTGGATGAATGGCGCGCGCTGGCAGACGGTGCAACAGACTACCTTGATAAGCTGGAAATCCGCGAGCGTGAACGTCTGGGGCTGGACACCCTGAAGGTAGGTTATAACGCGATACACGGTTACTACATTCAGATCAGCCGTGGACAAAGCCATCTGGCACCTATCCACTATGTTCGTCGACAAACGCTGAAAAATGCCGAGCGCTATATCATTCCTGAGCTGAAAGAGTATGAGGACAAAGTTCTCACCTCGAAAGGCAAAGCCCTGGCGCTGGAAAAACAGCTTTATGACGAGCTGTTCGACATGCTGATGCCACACCTTGCTGAGCTGCAATTAAGCGCCGGTGCACTGGCTGAACTGGATGTGCTGGTAAACCTGGCAGAACGCGCAGAGACGCTGAACTACACCTGCCCAACCTTTACCGATAAACCCGGTATTCGCATTACCGAGGGTCGACATCCAGTGGTCGAGCGCGTGCTGAACGAGCCGTTCATTGCTAACCCACTAAGCCTGTCACCGCAAAGAAGAATGCTGATCATCACCGGTCCAAACATGGGCGGTAAAAGTACCTATATGCGCCAGACTGCGCTCATCGCCCTGCTCGCCGGGATCGGTAGCTACGTTCCAGCGCAAAAAGTGGAGATTGGCCCAATCGATCGTATCTTCACCCGTGTGGGCGCTGCAGACGATCTGGCAAGCGGGCGTTCAACCTTTATGGTGGAAATGACCGAAACCGCCAACATCCTGCATAACGCAACCGAGTACAGTCTGGTGTTGATGGACGAAGTTGGACGCGGAACGTCAACCTATGACGGACTGTCGCTGGCGTGGGCATGTGCCGAAAGCCTGGCGAATAAAATCAAGGCCATGACGCTGTTTGCAACCCACTATTTCGAACTGACACAGTTGCCAGAGAAGATGGAAGGCGTGGCAAACGTTCATCTTGATGCACTGGAACACGGTGATACCATCGCCTTTATGCACACGGTGCAGGACGGTGCGGCAAGCAAGAGCTATGGCCTGGCCGTCGCAGCGCTGGCGGGCGTGCCGAAAGAGGTGATCAAGCGCGCGCGGCAGAAATTGCGTGAGCTGGAAAGTTTGTCACCCAATGCCGCAGCCACACAGATTGACGGTACACAGATGTCATTGCTGGCTCCTGCAGAAGAAACCTCTCCCGCAGTCGAAGCGCTGGAGAATCTCGACCCGGATTCACTGACACCGCGTCAGGCGCTGGAGTGGATTTACCGGCTGAAGAGTTTGGTTTAG
- a CDS encoding LysR family transcriptional regulator, which yields MINLQRTAMFVAVADTGSFTAAADAMGLTKAVVSFNIRQLEDELGVTLLLRSTRRLRLTEAGALFHQRSVALLKDAERLRDDVRANHAGLTGELRITTTPEYGSQIVIPLLAGFSQLHPSLRIRHVSSSLHADLISERFDVAIRLGTLADSRYHAALITHFSILPVATPRWLLDHPVESLEQLAEADWIIHERLASPLHWQVKDARGASATLEIKKAPRLFADSAQALMAFALAGSGVALLPEWLVRNALDAGKLVSVLPGYRFARQGIYAVYPDAQHVPAKVRTFIDFMRMRVN from the coding sequence ATGATTAATTTACAGCGTACGGCGATGTTTGTTGCGGTAGCGGACACAGGCAGTTTCACCGCCGCAGCAGATGCGATGGGGCTGACAAAAGCTGTCGTCAGTTTCAATATTCGCCAGCTTGAAGATGAGCTGGGCGTAACGTTGTTGCTGCGATCTACCCGTCGCCTGAGGTTAACCGAGGCAGGGGCGCTTTTTCATCAACGTAGCGTGGCGCTTTTAAAGGATGCAGAGCGATTGCGGGATGATGTCCGCGCAAACCATGCCGGGCTTACGGGGGAATTGCGGATCACCACTACGCCCGAGTACGGTTCGCAGATCGTGATACCTTTGCTGGCCGGGTTCAGCCAGCTACACCCGAGCCTGCGCATACGTCATGTCTCGTCGTCTCTGCATGCCGACCTTATCTCTGAACGCTTTGATGTCGCCATCAGACTGGGAACCCTCGCAGATTCACGTTATCACGCCGCATTGATTACCCACTTTTCCATCCTGCCCGTTGCGACGCCTCGTTGGCTGCTTGACCATCCGGTTGAATCGCTGGAACAGCTGGCTGAAGCAGACTGGATTATTCACGAGCGCCTGGCCTCGCCGCTGCACTGGCAGGTGAAAGATGCACGGGGGGCGTCAGCCACCCTGGAGATAAAAAAAGCACCGCGTTTGTTTGCGGACAGTGCTCAGGCGCTGATGGCCTTTGCTCTGGCAGGAAGCGGTGTGGCGCTACTTCCGGAGTGGCTGGTTCGAAATGCTCTTGATGCGGGAAAACTGGTATCGGTTTTACCGGGATACCGTTTTGCACGGCAGGGTATCTACGCGGTGTATCCTGATGCCCAGCATGTGCCTGCGAAAGTGCGGACATTTATCGATTTTATGCGCATGAGGGTTAATTAA
- a CDS encoding MFS transporter, with protein MTYRSKVAVVYLLGFFLDLINMFIASVAFPAMAHAFNTTPSALSWVSNGYIAGLTLVIPFSTVLTRRIGPKRVILLSLFLFSAASAAAGLSSSLESLIVWRVLQGIGGGLLIPVGQALTWQQFKPHERARLSSAVMLVALLAPACSPAIGGLLVQALSWRWIFFATLPVAIVTFALACLWLKHEMPPMKATRLLNLPLLTDPLLRFSMLVYLCVPGMFIGVNVTGMFYLQSEANMTPAATGMLMLPWSVASFIAITATGRYFNRIGPRPLIVLGCLLQATGILLLINASSAMLLPAVAFTLMGAGGSLCSSTAQSSAFLTTHQEDMPDASALWNLNRQLSFFAGALLLAQALNLALAWLTPLAAWHGMFIFAAGITLLPVLYVFRLNNTQALTQLRQENS; from the coding sequence ATGACGTATCGCAGCAAAGTCGCAGTTGTCTATCTGCTGGGCTTTTTTCTTGATCTGATTAATATGTTTATCGCCAGCGTCGCTTTTCCGGCAATGGCTCACGCCTTTAACACCACGCCTTCAGCACTTTCCTGGGTCAGTAACGGGTACATTGCCGGTCTGACACTGGTGATCCCCTTCAGCACCGTGCTGACGCGCCGCATCGGGCCAAAGCGCGTTATCCTGCTTTCACTTTTTCTGTTCAGCGCAGCCTCTGCTGCAGCGGGCCTGTCATCCTCGCTGGAGAGCCTGATTGTCTGGCGAGTGCTGCAGGGGATTGGGGGTGGTTTGCTGATCCCGGTTGGACAGGCACTGACATGGCAACAATTTAAGCCCCACGAGCGCGCCAGACTCTCTTCAGCGGTCATGCTGGTTGCGTTGCTTGCCCCCGCTTGCTCACCCGCTATTGGGGGACTGCTGGTTCAGGCATTAAGCTGGCGCTGGATATTTTTCGCCACGCTCCCGGTTGCCATCGTGACCTTTGCTTTGGCCTGCCTGTGGCTTAAACACGAAATGCCACCGATGAAAGCAACCAGGCTGCTAAACCTGCCTTTGCTGACGGACCCGCTTTTACGTTTTTCCATGCTGGTCTATTTATGTGTCCCCGGCATGTTTATCGGGGTAAACGTCACGGGCATGTTTTATCTTCAGAGCGAGGCCAATATGACACCAGCTGCAACGGGGATGCTTATGCTGCCGTGGTCTGTGGCATCGTTTATAGCCATCACGGCGACAGGACGCTATTTTAACCGTATCGGACCCCGGCCGCTGATTGTCCTCGGTTGCCTTTTGCAGGCAACGGGCATTCTGCTTTTGATTAACGCCAGTTCGGCAATGCTGTTACCTGCCGTTGCGTTTACCTTGATGGGCGCAGGCGGAAGCCTTTGCAGCAGTACGGCTCAGAGTAGCGCTTTTTTGACGACGCACCAGGAAGATATGCCGGATGCCAGCGCGCTGTGGAATCTTAATCGGCAGTTAAGCTTTTTTGCAGGAGCCCTGTTGCTGGCGCAGGCGCTGAACCTGGCGCTGGCCTGGCTGACACCGCTCGCCGCGTGGCACGGGATGTTTATTTTTGCTGCAGGTATCACCTTACTGCCTGTACTGTATGTTTTTCGTCTTAACAATACGCAGGCGCTAACCCAGCTGCGACAGGAGAATTCATGA
- the rpoS gene encoding RNA polymerase sigma factor RpoS, with translation MSQNTLKVHDLNEDAEFDENGAEAFDEKALVEEEPSDNDLAEEELLSQGATQRVLDATQLYLGEIGYSPLLTAEEEVYFARRALRGDVASRRRMIESNLRLVVKIARRYGNRGLALLDLIEEGNLGLIRAVEKFDPERGFRFSTYATWWIRQTIERAIMNQTRTIRLPIHIVKELNVYLRTARELSHKLDHEPSAEEIAEQLDKPVDDVSRMLRLNERITSVDTPLGGDSEKALLDILADEKDNGPEDTTQDDDMKQSIVKWLFELNAKQREVLARRFGLLGYEAATLEDVGREIGLTRERVRQIQVEGLRRLREILQGQGLNIEALFRE, from the coding sequence ATGAGTCAGAATACGCTGAAAGTTCATGATTTAAATGAAGATGCGGAATTTGATGAGAACGGAGCAGAGGCTTTTGACGAAAAAGCCTTAGTAGAAGAGGAACCCAGTGATAACGATTTGGCTGAAGAAGAGCTGTTATCGCAGGGAGCCACACAGCGTGTACTGGACGCGACTCAGCTTTACCTTGGGGAGATTGGTTACTCCCCACTGTTAACGGCCGAAGAAGAAGTCTATTTCGCACGTCGTGCTTTGCGTGGTGATGTTGCCTCGCGCCGTCGCATGATTGAAAGTAACTTGCGTCTGGTCGTGAAAATTGCCCGTCGTTACGGTAATCGTGGTCTGGCTCTGCTGGATCTGATTGAAGAGGGCAACTTAGGTCTCATCCGCGCAGTAGAGAAGTTTGACCCGGAACGTGGGTTCCGCTTCTCCACTTACGCTACCTGGTGGATTCGTCAGACTATCGAACGGGCAATTATGAACCAGACCCGTACGATCCGCCTGCCAATCCACATCGTCAAAGAGTTGAATGTCTATCTGCGTACCGCGCGCGAGTTGTCCCATAAGCTGGACCACGAGCCAAGTGCGGAAGAGATTGCCGAACAACTCGATAAACCGGTTGATGACGTAAGCCGTATGCTGCGTCTCAACGAGCGCATTACCTCAGTTGACACCCCGTTGGGTGGCGACTCCGAAAAAGCGCTGCTGGACATCCTGGCCGATGAAAAAGACAACGGCCCGGAAGACACCACGCAGGACGATGACATGAAACAGAGCATCGTCAAATGGCTGTTCGAACTGAACGCCAAACAGCGTGAAGTGCTGGCACGTCGTTTCGGTTTACTGGGGTATGAAGCTGCGACACTGGAAGACGTCGGCCGTGAGATTGGCCTGACCCGTGAACGTGTCCGCCAGATTCAGGTTGAAGGTCTGCGTCGCCTGCGTGAAATCCTGCAGGGGCAAGGGCTGAATATCGAAGCGCTGTTCCGCGAGTAA
- the nlpD gene encoding murein hydrolase activator NlpD: MSAGSPKFTISRVAALSLVSLWLAGCSNSGNAPASVSSVGGNSGSGNTSSGMLITPPPKMGSTTQQTQQIQPVKQPVSQPTQIQPVQQPVQTQNGRIVYNRQYGNIPKGSYTGGSTYTVKRGDTLFYIAWITGNDFRDLAQRNNVQAPYGLEVGQTLQVGNATGTPLTPGNTVSAADVTAQNNSVKPAQKTTTVVASQPVITYSEDSGDQSANKMLPNNKGTATAVTAPTTAPVVSSIEPTASSSSTSSPISAWRWPTDGKVIENFSSTEGGNKGIDIAGSKGQAIIATADGRVVYAGNALRGYGNLIIIKHNDDYLSAYAHNDTMLVREQQEVKAGQKIATMGSTGTSSTRLHFEIRYKGKSVNPLQYLPQR; this comes from the coding sequence ATGAGCGCGGGAAGCCCTAAATTCACCATCAGCCGTGTTGCGGCATTATCACTGGTTTCGCTATGGCTGGCAGGTTGTTCAAATTCTGGTAACGCACCTGCGTCTGTGAGTTCCGTAGGCGGAAACAGCGGATCGGGTAACACGTCCAGCGGAATGTTGATCACCCCTCCGCCAAAAATGGGTTCCACGACACAGCAGACGCAGCAGATTCAACCGGTTAAGCAACCGGTATCGCAGCCAACACAGATTCAGCCAGTGCAACAGCCTGTGCAGACCCAAAATGGGCGCATAGTTTATAACCGTCAGTATGGGAACATTCCAAAAGGGAGCTATACCGGCGGCAGTACGTACACCGTGAAGCGTGGTGACACGCTGTTCTACATTGCGTGGATCACCGGGAACGATTTCCGCGACCTGGCTCAGCGTAATAATGTCCAGGCTCCGTATGGACTGGAAGTCGGTCAGACGCTCCAGGTCGGCAACGCCACGGGCACACCGCTCACGCCGGGCAATACCGTTTCAGCGGCAGATGTCACGGCGCAAAATAACAGCGTTAAACCTGCACAAAAAACCACCACGGTGGTTGCTTCGCAACCTGTAATTACGTATTCTGAAGATTCAGGTGATCAGAGTGCTAACAAAATGTTGCCGAATAATAAAGGGACTGCGACTGCTGTCACAGCACCGACTACGGCACCTGTGGTTAGCTCTATCGAACCGACTGCCAGCAGTTCATCTACCAGTTCGCCTATCTCTGCATGGCGCTGGCCAACTGACGGCAAGGTTATCGAGAACTTCTCTTCTACCGAAGGTGGGAACAAAGGGATCGATATCGCAGGAAGTAAGGGACAGGCTATCATCGCGACCGCAGATGGGCGCGTTGTGTATGCCGGTAACGCGCTGCGCGGTTACGGTAATCTTATTATCATCAAACATAACGATGATTACCTGAGTGCCTACGCCCATAACGACACAATGCTGGTCCGGGAACAACAAGAAGTTAAGGCGGGGCAAAAAATCGCTACTATGGGTAGCACCGGTACCAGTTCTACACGCTTGCATTTTGAAATTCGTTACAAGGGGAAATCCGTAAACCCGCTGCAGTATCTACCGCAGCGATAA
- the pcm gene encoding protein-L-isoaspartate O-methyltransferase has protein sequence MVSKRVQTLLEQLRAQGITDEHVLDALAQVPREKFVDEAFEHKAWENVALPIGQGQTISQPYMVARMTELLELTPESRVLEIGTGSGYQTAILAHLVHHVCSVERIKGLQWQARRRLKQLDLHNVSTRHGDGWQGWQARAPFDAIIVTAAPPEIPAALLSQLDEGGILVLPVGDEQQLLKRVRRRGGEFIIDTVEAVRFVPLVKGELA, from the coding sequence ATGGTAAGCAAACGTGTACAAACTCTTCTGGAACAATTACGCGCTCAGGGGATCACTGACGAGCATGTGCTGGATGCGCTTGCCCAGGTTCCCCGCGAGAAGTTTGTTGACGAGGCGTTTGAACACAAAGCATGGGAAAACGTGGCGTTGCCTATCGGGCAGGGCCAGACGATTTCACAGCCCTACATGGTGGCACGCATGACGGAACTTCTGGAATTAACGCCGGAGTCCCGCGTGCTGGAGATTGGCACCGGGTCGGGGTATCAAACGGCGATCCTGGCGCATCTGGTTCACCATGTTTGCTCGGTCGAGCGAATTAAAGGTTTACAGTGGCAGGCGCGTCGTCGCCTGAAACAACTGGATTTACATAATGTTTCGACACGGCACGGTGATGGATGGCAGGGTTGGCAGGCACGAGCCCCATTCGATGCCATCATCGTGACGGCCGCTCCGCCTGAGATCCCTGCGGCACTGTTGTCCCAGCTTGATGAAGGGGGCATTCTGGTTCTGCCCGTGGGGGACGAGCAGCAGCTTTTGAAGCGCGTTCGTCGACGCGGCGGCGAATTTATTATCGATACCGTGGAAGCCGTGCGCTTCGTCCCACTCGTTAAGGGTGAGCTGGCCTGA
- the surE gene encoding 5'/3'-nucleotidase SurE yields the protein MRILLSNDDGIHAPGIQTLAKHLREFAEVQVVAPDRNRSGASNSLTLESSLRTFTFDNGDISVQMGTPTDCVFLGVNTLMRPRPDIVVSGINAGPNLGDDVIYSGTVAAAMEGRHLGFPALAVSLNGHKHYDTAAAVTCSILRALSREPLRTGRILNINVPDLPLNEIKGIRVTRCGSRHPADQVIPQQDPRGNTLYWIGPPGEKCDAGPDTDFAAVDEGYVSVTPLHVDLTAYSAHDVVSGWLDRVGVNTQW from the coding sequence ATGCGAATATTGCTGAGTAACGATGACGGGATCCATGCGCCAGGTATTCAGACGCTGGCGAAACATCTTCGCGAATTTGCAGAAGTGCAGGTAGTGGCTCCCGATCGTAACCGCAGTGGGGCGTCTAACTCATTGACGCTGGAGTCGTCGCTTCGCACCTTTACCTTTGATAATGGTGATATTTCCGTGCAGATGGGCACACCGACCGACTGTGTGTTCCTGGGCGTGAATACGCTGATGCGCCCGCGTCCGGATATTGTTGTGTCCGGTATCAATGCCGGGCCAAATCTCGGCGATGACGTTATCTACTCGGGTACCGTGGCGGCCGCGATGGAAGGGCGTCATCTGGGGTTCCCGGCGCTGGCGGTATCGCTTAACGGTCATAAGCATTACGACACAGCGGCGGCAGTCACCTGTTCGATTCTTCGGGCGCTGAGCCGTGAACCGCTGCGTACCGGCCGCATTCTTAACATCAATGTTCCCGATCTACCGCTGAATGAAATCAAAGGCATTCGTGTGACGCGCTGTGGCAGTCGTCATCCGGCTGACCAGGTGATCCCGCAGCAGGATCCGCGTGGCAATACGCTCTACTGGATTGGCCCACCGGGTGAAAAATGCGATGCCGGGCCGGATACGGATTTTGCCGCCGTAGATGAAGGATACGTTTCCGTTACGCCGTTGCACGTAGATTTAACCGCCTATAGCGCGCATGATGTCGTGTCGGGTTGGCTGGATCGCGTTGGAGTGAACACGCAATGGTAA